From the genome of Fulvia fulva chromosome 12, complete sequence:
CTCTGAGCACGACAGGATGACAGTAGAGTACAAGCATGACCCAGAGAAGTCCAAGGAGCTAAGAGAGGCGATGAATGGCGGCGTCAACGCGTCCTGCATGTCGATGCTTGTCAGAAAAGATCGGCCAAGAAGGCTCGACCGGGCACTGAGCTTCAACGGGTACCAAACACAGGGCCAAGGCAGGCCCCATCCTGCACATCTCGATTGTACGTGGGCCTCGCCAGGGTGCACTTTGGGTGAGCTACTGGAGTTGCTGGACCGCCGTGCAGCGCTCGTACGCAGTCATTGGTGACGAAGAGTGACAAGAAGCATACCAGAATGTAACGCAGATACGGCACGAGTTTGACGACGACTTCTTGATCATTGAGCTGTTGTGAGATGAGGAATCTGGCAACGAAGAGTCCCTTGAGACCTTCAACACCGAAGACTGGAATGCCCACGATTACCATCCACATCTTGCCACGGTATGCTTGACACTTCGTCACAATCACAGTCAGCAGACGACCGTAGTCAACATGCGGTATGTGATAGCGGGGCTCGGCGTGAGTGAAGCACGCACATGCAAGCATACAAGCACGAATGCTTGCTATCTATTTCTGACACCACCCTTCTCGCACTCTCTTAAACGTCAGCTATCCACCAATGCCAACACCATCACCAAGTCCACCCAGGTCATCGCTACATATCACCGTGCAACACATCAGAAGTCCTATCTAGCTACAGCTACAAAAGTAAGCGATGTCCCATCTGTGATCGCAAATCACAAGCTAAAATCTGAAGCAGTCTCATCTCCATACACCATGCCCTCTGGGGCCACCTCACAGGTCTTCGAGACCGTGGAACTCTTGGAGATGATCCTGCTCAACATCTCGATCAAACATCCTGAATTCTGGCGCAATGAGGCCGGCCTCAGGCAGCTCTTCGCCGTCCAGAGAGTCAGTAAGACCTTCCGAGACACTATCCAAGGCTCCAGCAAGCTCCTCCGAGTTATGTTCCTCAAACACGATCCGACCTCGGAAGTCTTCGACCCTGAGGTCAATGACTTCCAATCCATCGCAACCTCGAACCCATTCGCATGCTCCGCTTATCTCTACACCACGCGAGGAGCTGGTGTAAAGACAAGCTTCATGGCCGCACAGGGTTCGGAGGACGGTATGCAAATCATTTTCGAACAAGGCGAAGCAGAACGTAGCTTTCTTTGGAAAGAGGAACAGTATGGCGTTACACCTTCCTGGAAGAAAATGCTGCTGAAGGAGGGCCAGCCTCGTCCGTTGTGGTTGGAGCTCAACTGGAGAGACAGCGATGGTGCTACCGCGAATCAGTTCAACTCTATGGTGGACGATCAGCTTCCACCGGGCTGTACCCTTGGCGAGCTAGTCGAGTACTTGAGCACAATCGCTGTGCCGTATAGAGAGCGTGGAGGTCAGGGAGTGGACTGGTACCGCACAGTGGCCGGCGTTAAGGTTATCGAGAAATTGAAGGCAAAGTACGCCTTCACGTGGAGGAGCTAATCATGAGGCAAACTCGTGAACAAGCATACTCCATGAGTTCCTGCGCATGTGCACAGCTCAAAGCTGCATCTGATCTCAGCATTTGTCACGTTGAGGCTAAGACCCAGCACATTCTAGCACATGAGTCAAGTAGCACAATTTCTTCCTTTCAACACACTAGATGTCAATGACCGACTACGACTCCCACCACTACCGATCCATCTAACGCTATACCGCAGCACACCACCAGACTTTCACTGAGCCACGGCTACCATTGTAAGTCACTATCTGATCTTAGTGGCAAACACAGCAGCTGACGAATGGCAGACATTAAGTACGACGAATCATGTCCTCCATGGCGGCCTCACAAGTCCCCAGGACCGTCGAATTACTCGAAATGATCTTTCTGCATACTCGAGCGAAGGCTACATATTCGATGACTGATGTGTATGAGGAAGCGCGGAACCTCAGGCACCTCTTCATCCTACAACGAGTCAACAGAACCTTCCGCGACACTATTCAGGGCTCTGTCCAGCTTCGTCGGGCGATGTTCCTCGAAGAATATTCGGCCGCTGCTGAAGTCACGGACGAAGACGGCGACCACGAGCACAAGCTGATCAATCCCTTGCTCTACTCTGACTGCTTCAAACTCACAAACACATACTTTGTGGAGGTTGTTTGGGATGCGTGCAAAAGCAACAAGCTTCCAATTCACTACCACTGCCCGGACCAAAACACATCCTCGAAGACGCCGAAATTATCCATTGACCAAGAGGAGGTTTCCTGGAAGTCTATGCTTCTCCAGCAGGATTCATACAAAATGTTGTGGCTTAAGTTTCGTGGATGGGATGAGTATGGTCGGTGTTGGCAACCGTTCTTCGAGGTTGAACCGGTGCTAGCACCTCGCACGCTGGGTGAGCTGATCACTTTGCTTCACAGTAAGAAACCCCAGTACGAGATAGCCGAAGTCGGGTAGTATTGGACTTGCGCGTTCTGGGACTACTGCTGGTATCATCTCAAGATCCACCAAGCAGCAAGCGGCACAGCACAAGTCACAGTCGCCCCGAGAACCTTATACACAGTCCCCGAGTCCTTCACCTGCTCCCTCACCTTTCCATGCCACGACTTCGCCGCGGCAGCCTCCTTCGCCGCACTCTTCGCAGACGCTCCACCATCATCCTCCCCACCTCTCTCCAACACTTCCTTCAGTTCCCTGCGACTCAACACCCTCAACTCCCCACCTTTCACAATCTGCACAGCCCACGCCCGTCGATCCGCATGCctcttcctcctcttctcGGGAATCTCCAACTCCCCATCCAAAAAGCTCAACCCGACCCTCATACACGGCCTCCCCTGCATAGCCTTCCACGCCTCCCTCAGCGCCTGCGGATCATGATCGAAAGGACTCCTCACGGCATCCATAACACCCATCGCCTTCTCCATCAGCACTCTCACCGCCTTAGCCCAGGAAAGAATGACGATCGTCTGCATGTCGAGAATCTGCTGGAGCATTGCCTCAGCTGCTTGCCAGTAGTTCATGGCAATGTCGCGGGCCGGGAGGCCTTCGACTTGGCGGAGTTTGGCTTGGAGGATGTTGTAGGCTGCGCGGCGCGCGGGTGGAATTGGGGTCTTGGGGGTTTCTTCTTTCACCCAGAGGGCGCGCTCGGGGATGGCTTTGGCGGCGTGAGATGTGGGTTCGGCATTATCGAGGATGGAGAAGTCGGAGGTTTGGAGGCCGTTGAGGGATTGGCGGAGTTCTTTGATTAGAAGGCGGCGTTGATCGCTGAGGGTGCGGAAGGCGGAGCCCTCTGCGCAAGCGGGGCAGTCGCAGGCGAAACCATATTGGCGCTGCAGAAGAACCGCACGTTGGCGGGCGGTGGTGATCTCGTAGAGCTGGTGGTTATAGGAGAGGGTTATTTCTTCGCCGGCTTTAATGGGCTTCTCCGCGAACACCTGCACCTCATCGCCTATGCAGCAAGGATCGGTCGCTGTGACAGTGTTGGGCACGCAACTGTGGTTTATGCGACATATTGTGGGATGGATCCAGCAAGCGTCGTTGTTGCCAAAGGTGTTGGATTTGAAGATACCCATGAGTCTGGACCTGTCGAGCTTCTTGTCTTCATTCAGGGCCATGATGGCTTCTTGCTCCGAGGTTGACAGCTTGTCAAATGCTGCCGAGACGTCATCTTCGGTCAGGAGTGATCCAGGCTTGTCGATTCGCATGATCGGTCCTTCCTGGAAGATCACCGTCCCTGGTGAGATATCGTTTGTGGCCAGCAGTCCATAGCCTTTGCCGGGTATTGAGATGCAGTCGAACAGGCTGGTATCATGTTGAGAACCCATAGCTCTGGGCTTCTTCTTGGAGCGATGTAGAGTCAAGCAAGCTGTTGTACAGTACTGTGATGCCGTCTTTCCCAATAAGTGTCTAGCTGCCCTCAGAAATGCGCCGAACAAGTTGGCTCTTTTGTTTGCTAAAACTTTCTTCCTGGTTGTCGAAGTGTATCTCAAGAGCGACCCAGATTCCAGACAGTATTCCAGATAGTATTACAGCCTCCCTCCAAAAGACGCCAGGATCGACCAGTCCTTCCTGGGGAATATGCAAAGCTCGTGAAGATGTTGACAATGCCCAGGGCCAA
Proteins encoded in this window:
- a CDS encoding SET domain-containing protein 5 → MGSQHDTSLFDCISIPGKGYGLLATNDISPGTVIFQEGPIMRIDKPGSLLTEDDVSAAFDKLSTSEQEAIMALNEDKKLDRSRLMGIFKSNTFGNNDACWIHPTICRINHSCVPNTVTATDPCCIGDEVQVFAEKPIKAGEEITLSYNHQLYEITTARQRAVLLQRQYGFACDCPACAEGSAFRTLSDQRRLLIKELRQSLNGLQTSDFSILDNAEPTSHAAKAIPERALWVKEETPKTPIPPARRAAYNILQAKLRQVEGLPARDIAMNYWQAAEAMLQQILDMQTIVILSWAKAVRVLMEKAMGVMDAVRSPFDHDPQALREAWKAMQGRPCMRVGLSFLDGELEIPEKRRKRHADRRAWAVQIVKGGELRVLSRRELKEVLERGGEDDGGASAKSAAKEAAAAKSWHGKVREQVKDSGTVYKVLGATVTCAVPLAAWWILR